In Paenibacillus guangzhouensis, a single window of DNA contains:
- a CDS encoding nitrite/sulfite reductase, producing MAYEPVWTADPSKLNKLEFVKLEKDGLDVIRTIIEKYALEGYDSITPEDMDRFKWAGVYQQKPKNGFFMMRIRINGGILTTGQARAIAEIGQLYGRGLIDVTTRQAIQYHWLTVESLPDIFRRLEEVGLYSYEACGDCPRTIVGNPLAGIDRDELMDTVGLVEEINDYFLMNRDFSNLPRKYKMSISSNTYNNAHGEINDLAFVPATKVIDGEEVIGFHVLVGGGLSAKPHLAQKLDIFVRPEEALKVAIGVTTIFRDYGYREKRHHARLKFLVADWGPEKFKEKLIELVGELPTRGDDKLVGWQAAYYDGVHPQKQAGLNYIGLNVPVGRLNSDELIQLADVADQFGEGKLRTTMSQNILISGVPDDKVEEALQAQVLQRLTPFPEHFMSRTVSCTGNEFCNLAVVETKERARNVAKYLDEHVELDEKIRIHFIGCPNACGQKHIADIGLQGALVKTPDGMIDAFDIAVGGTLDPHAPKFNQVLKGRVKGDDVGSVLQRLILFYKENREAEETFHQYVNRVGVPAFQEKLTEILASEILAS from the coding sequence ATGGCATATGAACCGGTGTGGACGGCGGATCCGTCAAAGTTAAATAAGCTCGAATTTGTCAAACTCGAGAAGGATGGTCTTGATGTCATTCGTACGATCATCGAGAAATACGCATTAGAAGGTTATGACTCCATTACACCAGAGGACATGGACCGTTTCAAATGGGCGGGTGTCTACCAGCAGAAACCGAAGAATGGATTCTTCATGATGCGTATTCGAATTAATGGCGGCATCCTTACGACAGGACAAGCTCGCGCGATTGCCGAGATCGGTCAATTGTACGGACGCGGCTTGATTGATGTAACGACACGTCAAGCGATCCAATACCACTGGCTCACGGTTGAATCCTTGCCGGATATTTTCAGACGCCTGGAAGAAGTCGGACTGTACTCCTACGAAGCTTGTGGCGATTGCCCGCGTACAATTGTCGGTAACCCGCTTGCTGGGATTGACCGTGACGAACTCATGGATACGGTAGGTCTCGTCGAAGAGATCAATGATTACTTCTTAATGAACCGCGATTTCTCGAACCTGCCTCGTAAATATAAAATGTCGATTTCAAGCAATACTTATAATAACGCACACGGTGAAATCAACGACTTAGCCTTCGTACCTGCTACAAAAGTGATCGACGGCGAAGAAGTCATCGGATTCCACGTGTTGGTCGGTGGCGGATTATCCGCGAAACCACATCTCGCTCAGAAACTGGATATTTTCGTTCGTCCTGAGGAAGCACTGAAGGTTGCGATCGGCGTAACGACAATTTTCCGGGATTACGGATATCGCGAGAAGCGCCATCATGCACGTCTGAAGTTCCTCGTCGCAGACTGGGGCCCAGAGAAATTCAAGGAGAAGCTCATTGAGCTTGTCGGCGAATTGCCAACCCGTGGCGATGATAAGCTGGTTGGATGGCAAGCTGCTTACTATGACGGCGTTCATCCACAGAAGCAAGCTGGCCTCAACTATATCGGTCTGAACGTCCCTGTAGGGCGCTTGAACTCCGATGAATTGATTCAACTGGCTGACGTGGCAGATCAATTCGGTGAAGGCAAGCTGCGCACGACGATGTCGCAGAACATCTTGATCAGCGGTGTGCCGGACGACAAGGTCGAAGAAGCGCTTCAAGCACAAGTATTGCAACGGCTGACACCGTTCCCTGAACACTTTATGAGCCGTACGGTATCGTGCACAGGCAACGAGTTCTGCAACCTGGCTGTTGTTGAGACAAAAGAGCGTGCGCGTAACGTTGCCAAGTATTTGGATGAGCATGTAGAGCTTGATGAGAAGATCCGCATCCACTTCATCGGATGCCCGAATGCTTGCGGACAGAAACATATTGCAGATATCGGCCTCCAAGGCGCGTTAGTAAAAACGCCTGACGGCATGATCGATGCATTTGATATTGCGGTTGGCGGCACGCTTGATCCCCACGCGCCGAAGTTCAATCAAGTGCTGAAAGGCCGCGTGAAAGGCGATGATGTCGGCTCCGTTCTTCAACGGCTCATCTTGTTCTACAAAGAGAACCGTGAAGCCGAGGAGACTTTCCATCAGTACGTGAACCGCGTTGGTGTTCCAGCATTCCAAGAGAAACTTACCGAAATTTTAGCATCTGAAATTTTAGCATCTTAA